From the Gordonia bronchialis DSM 43247 genome, one window contains:
- a CDS encoding DUF4190 domain-containing protein, with product MTNPQGPEYGRDPDDTWSPAAPAGQPYAPTELSPTYQNPSDPYGAAPGYAQTPDPYLTKDPYGANPQLPPVAPPGSDPSYGPGYSTPYGAGYTPYPQYGAASHYPYGASPYGYPPVAQSNGHATTALVCGIVSLVSVFVLSCFSLPVSGPTGIVALVMGFKARREIEDSVGTQTGGGNALAGLITGGIGLLLSVILTVLIIVLFAAESV from the coding sequence GTGACCAACCCGCAGGGACCGGAGTACGGGCGCGACCCAGACGACACCTGGAGTCCGGCCGCGCCGGCCGGCCAGCCCTACGCGCCGACGGAGTTGTCGCCGACCTATCAGAATCCATCCGACCCCTACGGTGCGGCGCCCGGCTACGCCCAGACGCCCGACCCGTATCTGACGAAGGATCCGTACGGCGCCAATCCGCAGCTGCCGCCGGTGGCCCCGCCCGGGTCGGACCCGTCGTACGGGCCCGGATATTCGACGCCGTATGGCGCCGGGTACACGCCGTACCCGCAATACGGGGCCGCGTCACACTACCCCTACGGAGCGTCGCCGTACGGGTATCCCCCGGTGGCGCAGTCCAACGGTCATGCCACGACGGCGCTGGTCTGCGGGATCGTCAGCCTGGTCAGTGTGTTCGTCCTGAGCTGCTTCTCGCTGCCGGTGTCCGGGCCGACCGGCATCGTCGCACTTGTGATGGGATTCAAGGCCCGCCGCGAGATCGAGGACTCGGTGGGTACCCAGACCGGGGGCGGCAACGCGCTGGCCGGACTCATCACCGGTGGCATCGGACTACTGCTCTCGGTGATCCTGACGGTGCTGATCATCGTGCTCTTCGCCGCCGAGTCGGTCTGA